From the genome of Ptychodera flava strain L36383 chromosome 13, AS_Pfla_20210202, whole genome shotgun sequence:
ttgaGTGTAGAGAACATGTACTGTAGTTACAAGTCAAACTGTAGAGGGCTAACATTTCATCATCTTCATGTTcacatttttagaaatttaaaatgagaCCTTGGGTTAAATactcatgcatacatacacatccCTCTGTCAAGTGATTGTTTCCACTGCCTACAAGCATCTTTTGGCTTCTACAATGTACACCTCTGTTTCCTGGTCAAGTCTACATCTGTCTCATACTAGATATAAGCTGATGTTATGTCACTGCCCCAGCTAGGATTGCTACTGTACCTTGAAAATATCtttgttgaaatttggtttaAATTTTTGTGTTCTTTCAACTTTTAAGCATTTTTTCGTTCTTTTGGGCTAAATACTTTATGACTTTACCTGTTTGTTGAGCTTCTCAACAAAGAGATTTCTGTGAAATGACTGCGTTGATAACAGTTTCTTCATTAAAAATACAAGCGTGTCTAAGATCCTCTGAAATTGACATTAATACAAAGAATCACAAGAATTATTACAGTGTTGAATCAGAGCAAATACATTCTTACGATTCTTCAGAACACTCAATAACTTGGACATGTAAATAGTGACTAGAGGTAGCAAGTGTTGGAGCAATATCAATGTTGCAcaacattgtgaaaatttgtgaaaatccttTCACAactacatttgatattttttctatacACACGTGTAAGTCCGTGGAAAAATTGAACAAACCACGTGGTAttgagatacatgtatttgatttcGGGAATCATGTCAATGTTAATTTCAATAGaactgacatatttttttttcaaagaaaggaATATGGCACGTAAAAATcataaatcatgataaaatttgcagaaGGATAGATGAAACAATAAGTCAAATTTTCTGATTACTCTAAGATGTTACCATAAAAACCATTTATGTTAAAGTTCTATTACAATATAAAGTGGTTCAGTGTTTCCCCTAACAGAAAAGATATAGAATGCAAAGATTCACTTACTCTCTCAGCAGCTGATAAAATCATGTTATTGGAATTCTCTGGTAGTCTGCTTTGTAACATCTCACATAGTTTATTGACACAGGTATTGGCTGCCAGCACTGGTAAGGATACTTCACCTTCTGAACTCTGCCTCTGCAATGCTGTTATACAACCTATGTAACAAAAACATAGAGTTACACAAAGAAAGACTGAATTGATCATGTATTTGCCATGGTCAATATGAAATTGTCAGATATGATCACATACAGTACATTAAGCAAGACTGGTAACTTTTTTCATACCTTCAACGCTAAGTTCTGCTTCCTTAAAATCCTTGTGATCTCTTCTGGTTTCACTGTAAGCTTCCCTTACCTCCCCTTCTGAGGCACTATTTCTATTTTCAGAGCAGGCCTGTAAAGAGAAACAATTACATGAATCACAGTCCCGTCTGGTGGGGGACTGTGCATGAACATGAGACATGGACCAAATCCCTGTTAAACAAGGAAGACATTCCTAATAGAAATTCTTCCTGTCTTTTTAATGCCTCAGTGTACTCTTTATTTCTTCCctgttttctgaattttcagGTACATAATAAACTCTTgctgtctttgtgtttttgtcacGCAGTAACTGTTCAGGTCTGTATATTTTTCAGATGATGAACCTGTTCTAGAGggtttctttcatttttcagtCAACAACAGATCTTTCAAACCTGTCATGGCTTTTTATAATCAGGCCTGATTTATTTGTGATTCATAGAAGACATTGGAGGGCTGAAGAGAATGGCAACAGTTCCAGCCTGCTGAAAATAGGATGAGTTTTGCCCTACTGTTTTCTGTAGAGTGGCTGTATGTGCTATGCAAAGGTGAAAGGTAGAAATTGTGGCTTGCCTCTGAAACAAAAGTATTGAAGTCTTGCTGGTGATTGACAAGCTTGAAAATTGCATCTTGTAGCATATCTTTGCTGGTGTCTGACAGCTGGTCTTCATTGCGTCTTGATGCTGGAGACAGAACAAAGGTACATGTACTGCGACAATGACTTGGCATGATGATGAGACTGATAAAAGGCTTGAAACTTGCCTCAGTGCACAAAAGAGAAAACACTCTACAAGTTACCTGACAAAGTGTTTGCACTGTTTATTTAATTAAGAAAGAGATGGGGAGGAAACATTTGATGATATTCTAATCATCTTGAACCACAGCACTCTGACCATGACATTGCTTCATTGCATTAATCCAGTGAAAATGTAATGAATCACTTAATTCTGTGAACTACATTTGGATGCAGAGAGAACATTTGCTGCATCTATTTTTTGGTCCACTGATGCCATCAAATATCTTAGCAAATGCCTGAAAGTCATGCCTATGCGTTGCAAAATTCCGTAGGTCTAATTTAATTGAATTTCAAAACGTTGTTGGAACAGTCAGAACAAATACTTCACATAAATGCATTGGATGCAAATTcaaattatgctaattttcatctATGAAGATAATAAAGGAaaccgagaaaaataaaatctaaaCATTTTCTTGTAAATCACCGAAAGTGAATACAGATTTTACTTTACTCTTTTCTGACTAATTCATACCAACAATCAAATGAACATGTTATGATATGATAAAgcaaaattatataaataataattataGTTCGGGAAGTCCATTTTAGAGATCATATATCTATATGGGGAGCATATGCACAAAATAATACTTTGTAATGTGCATCTACATAGCTCGACAACTTTACCCAAGAGTTCTTTGAAACTTTTTCTTCTCTTTCTTCCGGTTGCTTGTTCACACTCACTCGACAATCTTGGACGTTTTGGGATCATTTCTTGTTTTGGTCGATTAAGGGTACGTCGGCTACGGTGGAGAATATCTGTCAGCTTGGAATCCTTGTACTGATCAAGCTACCATGGGGATCTGTGGTCGTAGCGTGCTTGTGACGATTCCGGAATCGTATGGAGCAGATTTTCATTAGCTCCACACAGCTGAATAAATATAATCAGCTGGTGATTTCAATGTTCCCGCTGCTATCCACAGCGCCCCCTTTCGGtagtaaattttaaaagtccCAGCAAGCTTAGCGGTTCCAACATGTCGGGCCGGTATCTGACCCACAGTCAACGAGTTCTTCGTTTGTACAAGAAATCCTTGCGCCATTTAGAATCATATTGCCATGCAAGGTGAGTAGGGTTACCACCTTTCAAATAACTAAAACACAAAGTAAGACGTCACACTATATCGTTCGTTTGTTGTCGATATACCAAAAGTACTTCACGTACCGGTGGCTCCCTCGCCGGCTCCCAGGTCACTCGAGTCGTTGGGGTCAAAGTAAATGCAATGTTTTGCACGTAAACGTCCCTTTCTCGTTACACTTTCATTTATTTCCAGAATATTGCCTGAGTAGGATAAACATTCATCAGAGTGGATTCGATCGAAGTGTTTAACTGAGTTAAACCGGCAGATACCATTGTGACATTGGTTTTACTTAGTAGCAAGCAATACACCATAGAAGTCAAGATCACGGTTTATAATCAAATAGTGCAGTGTGTATTATAGAAACCCCAGAGATCAAAAGcgatcacaaaacaaacttgtgaaagaaataaggtctgacaatttttttaccatCAGAAAGAGAGTAAAGGAGTGTTTTAACGGTTTAATATGATGAGTTAAAATACAGTAACTGTCACTTGTCTTACATCTGCTGTATGCCAGGGCTGTATGCTGCTGTTGAACTCTCAAGCTCCAAAATTTTTGTCTAGTGTAAAATGATCAAACATCGAAACTGGAGCggtcttgaaaatgaaagttaaCCTGTTAATGGTCAAATTAAGTTAACATATGTTCATATGGTAACAGGAGAAAAATCAAATAATTCCATAGCATGATATTTTCTGCGATTCCGTAACACTTTATTCTTTCATCATAGTGTTttgtttgtctatctgtctgtcacAGACATAaattcaggtaccatgcaacgTTACTGAGAGCTCGTTTTGATgagaaaaaagatgaaaagGATTTGGTGAAAGCAGCCAGGTATCTACAAGAAGGAGAAGAAGAGTTCTGGAAGAAGCAACATCCACAACCATATATATGTAAGCTGTGCATAGAACTATACACTTGAATCATATAagtttttcatgatatttgaatttattACCGTTACAAGGGTTAAAGGCATTGCTcacgatccctgggatcgcctttgttctagtctgtaagaggattacggaggtgtgatagccttttgttttccattgaaattgtaatcaggttggtaaattttctgatgagacaatctggtgccaacacatgcCTTTAAGTAATGTAGTTTAGAGTGGAGAGCAAAACTGGATTTCATTCTCTGTCAGAGATTCaccaaaatatttaaataacagtagaaatttataattttgtcaaactatacaaaatataaaaattaggACAAATATGCCAAGTAGTTACATATGTTTCTTTTTCATCCTGTAGTCATTGACTCCCCTGGAGGTACAAGGTTTGAAAGGGATTTACCACCACCAGAATGGGTTAGTTGACCTTTATCTATGTCTGTAGATGTTTCCccgttatcccacaatgcattgctgtggctgtatcaaacaccgtatatatatatatatatatatatatatatatatatatatatatatatatatatatatatatatatatatatatatatatatatatatatatatatatatatatatatatatatatatatatatatatatatatatatatatataaacggtaaaaattgataacaccTGTATGGAAATcttcaaataatatatatatatatatatatatatatatatatatatatatatatatatatatatatatatatatatatatatatatatatatatatatatatatatatatatatatatatatatatatatataatttgtaaatgacttgtGTATTTTGTATCCATTAGTGATGAAAATAGGTCCGGGTGTAACCTGCCATAGTGTTCTATGAGCAATATACCTTGCGGCTAATACATGTAGGTTCTAAGAgtaacgtacgctttgtataccAAAGCGCACACAGCATTATGGAACTGGTAAAATAACTACTGGCAGACATACAATGTGTGATATTTTAATAACTAAACAACCCCTATGATAcattttaatcctctttctccaaagttgtatttatttctatggtttgtctatggaaccTGGTAGAAAGAAGATTAAAGAATATAGTCATGATTGTGCTGAcaatatgaaaattaattagTACCCTGTAAATTAAACAACcatcgaaaaataaaattgaattgaaatatgtAGAAATACATAGAGTCTCCCTGATACGTATACACATCGTTTCTACAGTACTTGTGCAAGCAGTCACAATTAGGGATGCCACTCATTCAAATAAATAGTTCATCTTGATTTATGATTTGTTTTCCCTGAACAGGTGTTAGATTATTGGCACCCATCGGAAAGAGCCATCTACCCGGAATATTTTGCCAAATATGAGAAGAGAAAACAGTGGGAAAAGGATAGGTGGGACAGGCTTATCGAGGAGGAGAAACAATACCTTAGCAACAAGAAAGGCAAAGAGAGTGAAGTCTAGCGTATGAGATATGGTGTGAGTGGAGACAGGAGACTGGCAAAGATCTAATTCAGCATCTTCTTGCAGAAAATATTCACCAAGAATAAGCACTTAAAGTTCAGTTGTTTTAGTACCATGCGAACAAAGTTTCTTCTGCTAGAATGGCTGAACTGAAGATTGGCATTTCATTGTAATTTCAATGTAGAAACTTTCTTTCAGACCAAACCAGTACTTGCCACACATTACTTCTTTCACTGTTGTCTGTGGCTAGTCTTCCCAAAGAAAATCTGAATCGTAACAAGGAATTGCTATGTTTGTTGTGCATGCAAAACTGTAGATATCTGCTACCACGGCGTATTCTTGGCAAACGTACGAtagttttggaatgtttttTTCCTCCAAATATTCTATTCATTTGCTCCTGTTGTTGACAAGCTTGTGCACCCTTGATTTCTTCATCCATGCGAAGTGTATAATTGTGTGATAATATTACCAATTGGAAAATATACCATTGTATTTGTGACAAACAAAATGTCTCATGTGAGTGACATTCTCTATGCTCATAAAAACATTGCCCTTCTAGTTTCTTCAGAAAGTgcacatgaataaaaatcattaattttcaaagggatataatttcactattttgatgtttgagaCATATCACTGGATTTTAAGTTCACTAATTTTCCCAGAAAAATGATAGATTCTCttgttatttaacattttcaccgGAATTTAACCTAaaggatttcatgaaaaatagcaaaattaaatcCCAGTGCATAATTAATGCTTTTGCAGTTCAGTCATACAGATATGGACTTTCAGATAGTTCCCTTTCCTATATATATTAAGGCTATTGTCtgggctattttaaaacactaaccgtgtagtaccttgttttcagagtttgtcatctttttgttgcagtagatggtaaaatgcagtgcaaggggaaaaccggatattcgATTGCcatggcgacaatttcagggttaaaaatatgaggaaatttgtggcaaagatatctattgaacgaaaagtcatacaacaaccgaattttttctgtagcattcagatgtatatgtattacaatataaacctaaatctatgactgtataagatgtcaatataaattaaatcatagtcatctcggtaagattgaaaaaataataaatttcacaactttctgtcaagtttctactatgacatgattggatgaccttgttttttgaagtttattttgtaaagtatttaatttcacatatgttggctgattttcattgcattccaaccattctttcaagagttattactgccacaagaaacgaatgcagtacaaaacacaattgttaggagtattggattgaaatgtttacaacataaaggtgatactcatacttcatgcaaagtttacgacctcaaaatagggtattggacaagtttaaattgtcagttagaattctatttacaaaagcctggttgtaattgctttctaagtgaaaaatgaactgttaattatcaaaaaaacattgattttataatcagcatgataatgaaattcatgtgagattctttacttgttatgtatatggacaccataacgtctaatatggtttgttttctggtttaattgctatacctgaatgcaaatcttcatatgccttacagtaatatccacacaaaatataaaacagaatcatttgttgcaaatttcttcccgattactcattgatctggcttttttagactgcaattagtctcaaactcacaatttccacaacgccatatttttacctctgaaaagctgcttcaataagcaagcaaatggtcactacttcatacatgatgccataactcaacaaagtttttaggcaaccaaaaatagcgagttacctgttttgaatatataattagactaaataaatTTGACCAgggtcagtgggaaaaaaaacgcgatttttctcgattttagttaatattttttgaagaatgatatagcttatttgaaagtatacatgtcgagggtgacaatgaatgaaaaaaataaaattagatttttgaGCATTCtgaccgacattagcccagacgatggccttaaATTATATATGGCATTAGGGCTCTAACAAAACTTGTCCCATCTCAAAATTTGCATCTCCCAAACAAGAAAAGAGGCAAGTCTTTTGACTTTGTATTAAATAcaatttatttgattttctCATAAGGCTTCCTCAAATTGAGCATATTTTACTGCGAAGTATCCATGGATTTATTACCTTACACTCGTATAACAGAGTAAAGTGGAAAGAAATTGCTGGCAGTGCCACCAAAGCATTCAAATCAATCAGGCTGTGAAGTATAACCAGCTGAAGGCCACAGATGGTGATTCATATCCCCCACCGAAAAAAAAGATATGAGAAAAAATTTAACAAGATGAATTGACACGGCaaatcacaacaaaacaatTGCTCATAGATCATAGGTTGTTTAGGATAACTTTTCCCATCTTCCAGTTGTCCGAGACTTTCATCTTCGGTACAACCCCATAATTGTTGAACCATAGGCAGGTCAAATTGGCGTACAGGGAAATATTCATTGAATGACATAATTATCAATTGGAGCCATGAGAATCTGGCTCAATTTCATTAGGAAATTTGCTTCAGGCGTGTGTTACTCCTTTTTAAGTCCAGGGACAACATTTGAAAGCATAACAACTTCCGAGTCACTGCTTGAAGAATCAGAATCACTACTTTCTGAGTATTCTCCAAGACCTGGCAAAATTCCAATGACAGACGCTCTGGGATTACCAGATAATCCACTGGATTTTGCCATGTCATTATCTTGGGACacattttcagattgttcacTTTTCTTGTCATCTTGTGGTGGTGGTGTCTCTGGAGTATCCGTTTTTTGCACAGTTGAACCATCGGACAATTTTGATTTCTTGTCTGGACTTTCCTCACTGCTGCTCCTGTGGAATATAAAAAGATAATATGTTGGTATCAAAGCTGTAATACAGAATCTCTTATAGAAATcctttaaggtagtgtgcacctcgaaagtgaaagacttaaacttttgctcaaactttccaaaacaaaacttttaaagggatacagtcatcaGAACTACGCatgtgcaagtttcttgtttacagacaatgtattttgtgcatgatatctagatgcacctcatcgtcatagctgcaacatttaaagtatgctatgtagattatgacaaacatgttttaactttcatcaatcaccattgtaccttggatacattgttttcattggtcgtatgggtcccatgcaACCTTTGAgagcagttccgacgactgtatccctttaaccactctcttaccaaatcaacaataaaaatcagggctcACCGTCTAAAGTTTGGAACAAGCGAAAAAACTGCCCAACATTTTGCggtatttgaaatccaaaatggccaccatccctgtgttaactctaaaggGGGGAAAATCaacttttgattttcgaaaaactaagatagtGAACGTTTtctctttctccaagagctttaaaatgaaccctcacaagtgatagatcagaaatttgagagtctgattatctgtccctgaggtgtgtGTTCTACCTAACTGCACTTTATTACCATAGAGAGGGGCTATGCTCTATATGCATCCTATCTTTGGTATATTTCATTTGCTTCATTCAACATTTTTGCTCCAAAGTACAACAGGTACTGAGGAATCTGTTGGAGAAGTCAATTTGTCTCTGTTGAACTACTTCCATCCTCAGAAGATCAAGGGTAATATCACACAGCATagtaccaccaccaccacagtGCTAATCCAGCAGCACAGTGCATGAAGTTGGTTTCAGTTAACTTTGTGATAATTCAGCTTAGTGATCATGTGAACATCAGCTATATCTTTTACGCACTGTTGGATGAATCTCTGTTATTCAGCGGAGGTGGTTGACAGGAGGCAACGTGACCAAAGGAATTTTTTCAATAGTATTaccacaaaattttagttctgCTGTCGGTAAAGTCTCAGGTTGATAATATGCATGGGAATGACTCTATGAAATAAAACTGGGTATGACATCAAGGTTTACATGAAACTTGTCAGAAAGAAATCTGATACTCAGACACAAAACACAAACTTGTTCAGCTTGTTAAGAGGTTGAGGTTGTCAATCACAGGCATAACATGAATCTTGCAGGTATTGATGGCAATCCAGTGAGGGAAcactttattttatcaaaacattttcacGAGATTTCATATTACTGCTCTTCCAGTTTATTGGAATGCTATGATGCATAATTATCAGTTGCACATTCTATGAGTGACAATCTTAACTCTTCCACAGTCAGTAAAATTGCATTGATAATTCTGGCGTTATCAGCCCATGTTACATGTGTTTGTCACTGCGGAATGCAATCAAACCATAGCCCCTCGAGATGAGCAAACACAATATTTTGAGACTGAAAATGCTACCAGCAATATGTATCTTCAGTACTATGTGACAGTCAATAGAAACATCAAGGTGATATTCAGGAGGCTTAGCAGTATGTCAATAGTAAGTACTGGGTAGTTACAACTACTTTGGACTTGGGCTGTAGTGTTTGCTGTACACAACAACTGCAGCAAACTTGACAACATGTCAAAAAAAAGAACAATCAGTATGTataatttctcctgaaatctgtttatcaattattatatcataccagtatattgatggcgcaaatacagcaatctgattggttgagatgcaaaaagaaccgtggtatattggcgatataccacggctggcataaccgcgagctctcagcttgagcaaaaatctgtttttgtcGTTCatcgccagaatttcaatatactgttatgatataatagcaataaatcacacccagcaacggtataccactcaattttgaccagttcacttcatgtatgcactcgctattgctcgtgcatatatgtcaagaactggtcaaaatctcgtggtataccgtcgcagggtgtgctttattgcttaagtacTCCACTGATACTCCATCATGACAAGCTGAAATACAAAGGTGATATTCCAGTTGTTGCTGGTGTACTATACAGTCTAGCTGGTTGAAGTTGTATGTGATTGTGTGAGTCCCGCTCCAGCATGTCTGGGAACCTCTACTTTTTAACAACTCTTGTCTCTGGGACTACTAGGAAATAAAATTGACATTAAAACCCTCTTTGAAATACGTGAGAGTCGTTTTAGAAACACAGATTGGTCATCAGTAATGCACAGCAagataaatcaataaatcagaCACAAGAAGAGCTATGTATTTGCCGCGTACACAAATAATAACGACTTGTCAAGGACGAATGCATATAATTACCGTTTCCTTTTGACTGCACCAGCAAGCAGAGCCATTTGAGACTTCCTGTTTCCACTGGTAATCGGTTTCCTGTCTCCTGGCTTAGAAGCTGAGGGTAGCCTTTCCTTCACATCTATGACAGATGTCACAGACTCTTGGGACAAAAAGTCAAGGACTGATAATCTATGCCGTGTCTATTTTGGTTGCTTACTTTGCCTGCCTTGCTAGGAGTGTTAAGTTTCTTATATTAGAGAGAACTTTAAAATTCCCATGTCCTCATTATGTGCCATATTTCTGAGAGCCTCAGAATAAATGTGTGTGTGAGCTGGAAAGGGCTACATTTGCAGATGTTGCAAACAAACATGCATcatgtcacagtccctctatccacgtgaTCATGTACACTATATTCCTCACCAAATTTGTATGGCTGgcagaacagcgccctctatgttCTCACACTGGTATACTTTCCTCCGTGCAATCGGCATAAAATCAGTGAACAGGAGATGATTAAAGTCTTAATTTGATTTATAGACACAAAAATATATGACCATTTCTAATCAATGCCAACTTGAGGATTTTGCCTATCTTACCTTTATTGTGTGTGCATTATTGTATGGGCCAGTGCATTTTTTAGTGAAACTCTATGATTAGTTTCATAGACGCCAAAAAAGGGCGATGAATTTTCCCAGAGAGTTACATGTAGCACAGATAGTTGCATTCCTTTCAAAATTAGTTTACCGGTAAACTAGGGGACAATTGCTGCATCTCTAGATAATACTTTTGGCATTACTTTTTGTGCTATTAAATGCATTTTTCCCTTCACCCAGAGTATGTTGAAACGCATTGGCATTGCAAATACACCACAACGTGCACAATATGCAGTGTTGTTAATGAATTCTAGCACAGACTAaaattcacttctgaacaataACTTTGGACATTCCAAACATACAGGCTACATTGACAAGTTAAATACTAGATATTTCAGTATGCTCTTGGGAATATTTTACAGACAGAGCTGAAACGgtggaaaatacatcaaaattttaaactaCCGGTCATTAATGGAGCTTTAAGAGATCGTATTCTCTTATAAAACTTTACAAGGAATTTTTCTCAGTGTTCAGaattttcagatatattcagcATCAAAATCAAAAGCTTGGGGAACTTACTGTACATTTATTGCCATAAGCGTCTTCTACTACAAAAGAGTACATTTTAAAGTTAATGAAACTTCAACATTCATTAATAATCTTTCTTTTCAAGATTTTGTGCTACTGCATGGTATGAGTTTTCAAAGTTGTCTGAAAACCCACTCTACCATAACAAACTTCAAGGaacatttacaaagttcatatGACATCTGCAAAATTCAAGTGGTATCTACAAAGACAGGAAATCAAAGGATATCTTGTACTCTTGAAGTATTGCTTCCTCTTCTGATAACCGTCTCTTTTCAATTTGCATTTGTTGCTGGGAGACATGATCTAAGAACTTGGACTCGTCGTCATCTAGGCCTTTGTAAATCATATTCTCTGTGAAAAGAAAGAAACTTTTCATAGAATCATTTTCttctgtttacattttaatgtgCAATTTAACACAATCTTGGCAGTACCGTtacaagaacttgtaaatccATGACATCCCTTGTGAGATACTAGTAACCCATAGAGACACCACATGGTACTTGTAGATAATGATATGTATAATTCAtgctttttcattttcacaactTCTTTAATCATATTTCTCAAACAAATTTGGTGCAACAGTGGCTCAAATGTACAATCTCAAAGCACTGTTCTGATCACATTacaaaaagtcactt
Proteins encoded in this window:
- the LOC139147470 gene encoding PSME3-interacting protein-like, encoding MSFKSFVSETEVEEKRKKRQEEWEKVRTADQPEECPEEEYDPRSLYEQLQEQKDKKQEEYDEKFKFKNMIYKGLDDDESKFLDHVSQQQMQIEKRRLSEEEAILQEYKESVTSVIDVKERLPSASKPGDRKPITSGNRKSQMALLAGAVKRKRSSSEESPDKKSKLSDGSTVQKTDTPETPPPQDDKKSEQSENVSQDNDMAKSSGLSGNPRASVIGILPGLGEYSESSDSDSSSSDSEVVMLSNVVPGLKKE
- the LOC139147471 gene encoding NADH dehydrogenase [ubiquinone] 1 beta subcomplex subunit 9-like, with translation MSGRYLTHSQRVLRLYKKSLRHLESYCHARHKFRYHATLLRARFDEKKDEKDLVKAARYLQEGEEEFWKKQHPQPYIFIDSPGGTRFERDLPPPEWVLDYWHPSERAIYPEYFAKYEKRKQWEKDRWDRLIEEEKQYLSNKKGKESEV